From one Macellibacteroides fermentans genomic stretch:
- a CDS encoding LytTR family DNA-binding domain-containing protein yields MDRYLIIKTRDELLRIRIEQILYFEADRNYTKLILNNGIQFTFAINIGKIEEILENQVTGCKMILMRVGKSHIINKNHILQINLPRQKLLLLTAEGKARELIISKDPLKVLKDSLENEIREDAKM; encoded by the coding sequence ATGGATAGATATTTAATTATTAAAACAAGAGATGAGTTGTTGAGAATAAGAATTGAACAAATTCTTTATTTCGAAGCAGATCGTAATTATACCAAGTTGATTTTAAATAACGGGATTCAATTTACTTTTGCAATTAATATTGGTAAGATAGAGGAGATTCTTGAAAATCAGGTTACAGGATGTAAAATGATATTAATGAGGGTTGGCAAAAGTCATATAATCAACAAGAATCATATTTTGCAAATAAATCTGCCAAGACAAAAGCTTTTGTTGCTTACGGCAGAAGGTAAAGCCCGCGAGCTGATTATTTCGAAAGATCCGTTAAAAGTGCTGAAAGATTCTCTTGAAAATGAGATTCGTGAAGATGCAAAAATGTAA
- a CDS encoding MltF family protein — MTDKTVFRKKITLILLIGSILLGCFSCYSNKKDDNKEGSLQVDLPQLKVKGELTAVTLYSSTSYFQYKMQPMGYEYDLIRDFAHSQGLKLNIKVAQNISKLSEMLLNGEADVVAYPLPVTNTLRQEVIFCGREELSTQVLVQRSNKGDTLVKDVTQLIGKTVYVKHGTKYHERLTNLNVELGGGIHIADIEKDTVTSEDLIEMVAKGEIPFTVSDDKLARLNKTYYNNINISLKISFLQRSSWAVSKNSPLLAEAINAWATDKASDYNFKAITKRYFELSKMPDVVSLSEVKKGQISAYDPLFKKYAKKVDLDWRLVASISYQESHFNPHSVSWAGAEGLMGIMPNTARGLGVASHELKDPEIGIKTGIECFRRFRQGFSEITDEKEKIKFTLAAYNAGIGHVYDAQRLAIKYGKDPNKWEGNVDEFIRKKSDPFYYNDSVCKHGYLRGSETYNYVNDVLFRFDYYKKKTQS; from the coding sequence ATGACGGACAAAACCGTGTTTCGTAAAAAGATAACGCTGATTTTACTGATCGGCTCCATCCTGTTGGGATGTTTCTCTTGTTACAGCAATAAAAAAGACGATAACAAGGAAGGATCCCTGCAGGTGGATTTACCTCAATTGAAAGTAAAAGGAGAGCTTACAGCCGTTACTTTATACAGTTCTACTTCATACTTTCAGTACAAAATGCAGCCCATGGGTTACGAGTACGATCTAATCCGCGATTTTGCGCATTCTCAAGGATTAAAGCTCAATATCAAAGTAGCCCAAAACATATCCAAATTAAGCGAAATGCTCTTAAACGGTGAAGCCGATGTGGTTGCCTATCCATTACCGGTAACCAATACGCTCAGACAAGAGGTTATATTCTGTGGACGAGAGGAACTCTCCACTCAGGTGTTGGTTCAACGTTCCAATAAAGGAGATACCCTCGTTAAGGATGTTACCCAGCTTATTGGTAAAACCGTTTATGTAAAACACGGCACCAAATACCACGAACGGCTTACCAACCTGAATGTTGAGCTGGGCGGAGGTATCCACATAGCCGATATTGAGAAAGATACCGTAACTTCCGAAGACCTGATCGAAATGGTGGCCAAAGGGGAAATTCCCTTCACCGTTAGTGACGATAAACTAGCCAGACTAAATAAGACATATTACAATAATATAAATATAAGTCTGAAGATAAGCTTTTTGCAGAGGTCTTCATGGGCAGTTAGCAAAAACAGTCCCCTTTTAGCGGAAGCTATTAACGCTTGGGCTACCGACAAAGCTTCGGATTACAACTTCAAAGCCATAACCAAACGTTATTTTGAGCTAAGCAAGATGCCGGATGTTGTCTCTTTATCGGAAGTAAAAAAAGGACAGATATCTGCTTACGACCCTCTTTTTAAGAAATACGCGAAAAAGGTAGATTTAGATTGGAGGTTGGTGGCATCCATATCTTATCAGGAATCGCATTTCAATCCCCATTCTGTTTCATGGGCCGGGGCCGAAGGTTTGATGGGAATTATGCCAAATACAGCCCGGGGACTAGGTGTTGCATCACACGAGCTTAAAGATCCGGAAATCGGTATTAAAACCGGAATCGAGTGTTTCCGTAGGTTCCGCCAGGGATTTTCAGAAATAACAGACGAGAAAGAAAAGATAAAATTCACCCTTGCCGCTTACAACGCCGGTATAGGTCATGTGTATGACGCCCAGCGATTGGCCATAAAATATGGAAAGGATCCCAATAAATGGGAAGGAAATGTAGATGAGTTTATCCGAAAGAAAAGCGATCCGTTCTATTACAACGACTCCGTGTGCAAACACGGGTACCTCCGTGGCTCGGAAACCTATAATTATGTAAACGATGTGTTATTCCGTTTCGACTATTATAAGAAGAAAACACAAAGTTAA
- the ppdK gene encoding pyruvate, phosphate dikinase — MNKKRVYTFGNGKAEGQANMKNLLGGKGANLAEMNLIGVPVPPGFTITTEVCSEYYELGRDKVVSLLQEDVKNAIANIEQLMNATFGDIENPLLVSVRSGARASMPGMMDTILNLGLNDEVVEGLIRKTNNPRFAWDSYRRFVQMYGDVVLGMKPVNKEDIDPFEEIIEELKEERGVKLDNELSVDDLKLMVSKFKKAVKNQTGHDFPTSAYDQLWGAICAVFDSWMNDRAILYRKMEGIPAEWGTAVNVQAMVFGNMGETSATGVCFSRDAGSGEDLFNGEYLINAQGEDVVAGIRTPQQITKVGSQRWAELACVSEEERLAKYPSMEEAMPSIYAELDALQTKLENHYKDMQDMEFTVQEGKLWFLQTRNGKRTGFAMVKIAMDLLREGMIDEKTALLRVEPNKLDELLHPVFDKKALKVASVIAKGLPASPGAATGQIVFFADDAAEWHAKGHKVIMVRIETSPEDLAGMAVAQGILTARGGMTSHAAVVARGMGKCCVSGAGALKIDYKNKTMQVGGLVLKEGDYISLNGSNGEVYLGQIQTKEAELSDDFRELMTLADKYTKLKVRTNADTPCDAQIARNFGAVGIGLCRTEHMFFEGEKIKAMREMILSEDTEGRVKALSKILPYQQADFKGIFRAMDGCPVTVRLLDPPLHEFVPHDLKGQEDMAAMMGVSVKKIQERVESLSEQNPMLGHRGCRLGNTYPEITEMQTLAILGAALELKAEGIHTYPEIMVPLIGNVVEFQQQEAVIRTTAEKLFAEKGDSIEFTVGTMIEVPRAALTADKVASSAEFFSFGTNDLTQMTFGYSRDDIASFLPVYLDKKILQVDPFQVLDQEGVGQLVRMATEKGRSIRPDLKCGICGEHGGEPSSVKFCHRVGLNYVSCSPFRVPIARLAAAQAAIEG, encoded by the coding sequence ATGAACAAGAAACGCGTTTACACCTTTGGAAACGGAAAAGCCGAAGGACAAGCCAATATGAAAAATCTATTGGGGGGAAAAGGTGCCAACCTTGCCGAAATGAATTTGATCGGAGTTCCGGTTCCTCCAGGTTTTACAATCACCACAGAAGTTTGCTCAGAATACTATGAACTGGGTAGAGATAAAGTAGTCTCCCTTTTACAGGAGGATGTGAAAAATGCGATTGCTAATATTGAGCAATTGATGAATGCTACTTTTGGAGATATTGAAAATCCATTGTTGGTTTCGGTACGTTCCGGAGCAAGAGCTTCCATGCCGGGCATGATGGATACAATCCTTAACCTGGGTTTGAACGACGAAGTCGTGGAAGGATTGATCCGTAAGACTAATAATCCCCGGTTTGCTTGGGACTCTTACCGCAGATTTGTACAAATGTACGGCGATGTGGTGTTGGGGATGAAACCGGTAAATAAAGAGGATATCGATCCTTTTGAGGAGATTATTGAAGAGTTGAAGGAAGAAAGAGGTGTTAAGCTTGATAACGAATTAAGTGTTGACGACCTTAAATTAATGGTATCTAAATTTAAGAAAGCTGTAAAAAATCAAACAGGTCACGATTTCCCAACCTCTGCCTATGATCAGCTGTGGGGTGCCATATGTGCGGTGTTCGACTCATGGATGAACGATCGGGCTATTCTGTATCGTAAAATGGAAGGTATTCCTGCCGAATGGGGTACAGCTGTGAATGTGCAGGCCATGGTATTTGGTAATATGGGTGAAACTTCAGCAACCGGAGTTTGCTTTTCGCGTGATGCCGGTAGTGGAGAAGATTTATTCAATGGTGAATATCTGATTAATGCGCAGGGTGAAGATGTGGTTGCCGGAATTCGTACTCCTCAGCAAATTACGAAGGTGGGTTCGCAACGCTGGGCAGAATTGGCTTGTGTATCGGAAGAAGAGCGTTTGGCAAAATATCCGTCTATGGAAGAGGCTATGCCTTCAATTTATGCCGAATTGGATGCACTGCAGACTAAACTTGAAAACCATTATAAGGATATGCAGGACATGGAGTTTACTGTTCAGGAAGGTAAACTTTGGTTTCTACAGACCCGTAACGGCAAGCGTACCGGTTTTGCCATGGTGAAGATTGCTATGGACTTGTTAAGAGAGGGTATGATTGATGAAAAAACAGCATTACTTCGTGTCGAGCCTAACAAGTTGGATGAATTATTGCATCCTGTGTTTGATAAGAAAGCATTGAAAGTTGCCTCTGTTATTGCTAAAGGATTGCCTGCTTCGCCGGGTGCCGCTACCGGACAGATTGTTTTCTTTGCTGATGATGCCGCCGAATGGCATGCCAAAGGGCATAAGGTTATTATGGTGCGTATTGAAACATCGCCGGAAGACTTGGCCGGTATGGCTGTTGCCCAAGGGATTCTTACAGCCCGCGGCGGTATGACGTCTCATGCGGCGGTAGTTGCCAGAGGAATGGGTAAGTGTTGTGTTTCGGGTGCCGGAGCGCTGAAGATCGACTACAAGAATAAAACCATGCAAGTGGGAGGTCTTGTATTGAAAGAGGGCGATTATATATCCTTGAACGGTTCGAACGGTGAGGTGTACTTAGGCCAAATCCAAACGAAGGAGGCAGAGCTGTCGGATGATTTCCGTGAATTGATGACATTGGCCGATAAGTATACAAAATTAAAGGTTCGCACCAACGCGGATACTCCGTGTGATGCACAGATTGCAAGAAATTTCGGAGCTGTTGGTATAGGGTTATGCAGAACGGAGCACATGTTCTTTGAAGGTGAAAAGATAAAGGCGATGCGTGAAATGATTCTTTCGGAAGATACCGAAGGCAGAGTTAAGGCATTATCCAAGATTCTTCCCTATCAGCAGGCCGACTTTAAAGGAATTTTCAGAGCGATGGATGGTTGTCCGGTTACAGTTCGTTTGTTGGATCCTCCATTGCATGAATTTGTTCCGCATGATCTGAAAGGGCAGGAAGACATGGCTGCTATGATGGGCGTTTCTGTAAAGAAAATCCAGGAAAGGGTTGAATCGCTTTCAGAACAAAACCCGATGTTGGGACATCGTGGCTGCCGCTTGGGAAATACCTATCCCGAAATAACAGAGATGCAGACTTTGGCTATATTAGGTGCTGCTCTCGAATTAAAAGCAGAAGGTATTCATACCTATCCGGAAATAATGGTGCCACTGATTGGTAATGTGGTTGAATTCCAGCAGCAGGAAGCTGTAATCCGGACAACAGCCGAAAAACTATTTGCAGAAAAGGGCGACAGCATAGAGTTTACAGTAGGTACGATGATAGAGGTTCCCCGTGCGGCGCTTACAGCCGACAAAGTAGCTTCTTCCGCTGAGTTCTTCTCTTTTGGTACAAACGATTTAACGCAGATGACCTTTGGTTATTCTCGTGACGATATAGCTTCGTTCCTGCCGGTTTATCTGGATAAGAAAATACTTCAGGTAGATCCATTCCAGGTGCTGGATCAGGAAGGTGTCGGTCAGCTTGTAAGAATGGCAACTGAAAAAGGTCGCTCCATCCGTCCGGATTTAAAGTGCGGAATCTGCGGTGAACATGGCGGTGAGCCTTCGTCTGTAAAGTTCTGTCACAGGGTGGGACTGAATTATGTTTCTTGTTCTCCTTTCCGTGTTCCTATTGCCCGATTGGCAGCGGCTCAGGCAGCGATTGAAGGTTAA
- a CDS encoding tRNA dihydrouridine synthase: protein MTGFEIHFAPLQGYTDCVYRKVHAAIFGGVDTYYTPFLRVENGCVRSKDLRDIVHSDNSPHNVIPQLIAANPDELSYLTDLVVKEGYNRVDINMGCPFPKQTRLKRGARLLAFPEDAAKLLACIKDYPSVSFSVKLRHGWDDCSQFEETLAVLNELPLTHVTLHPRLGIQQYKGQADKDVFARFYSLCRTPLYYNGDIGSVAEINELKECFPNLAGVMLGRGLLAYPWLASEWKQGETLPVNERRTKLIGFHERLLDAYTSRLEGGEHQLLSKMQTLWDYLLPDAEKKLRKKILKSTTLQQYLQAVSALFATY from the coding sequence ATGACTGGTTTTGAGATTCACTTTGCTCCTTTGCAGGGCTATACAGATTGTGTGTACCGGAAGGTTCATGCAGCTATATTTGGTGGCGTGGATACTTATTACACTCCTTTTCTGAGAGTGGAAAATGGGTGTGTCCGTTCCAAAGATTTACGCGATATCGTGCATTCGGATAATTCTCCACATAATGTGATACCTCAACTAATTGCTGCTAATCCGGATGAATTGTCTTATTTGACAGATCTGGTGGTAAAGGAGGGATACAACAGGGTGGATATCAATATGGGATGCCCTTTCCCCAAACAAACCCGACTGAAACGTGGTGCCCGGTTGTTGGCTTTTCCTGAGGATGCTGCTAAATTACTGGCTTGTATAAAGGACTATCCGTCGGTTTCCTTTTCTGTAAAGTTACGCCATGGCTGGGATGATTGTTCTCAATTTGAAGAAACTCTTGCTGTACTGAATGAATTGCCTCTTACACATGTAACGTTGCATCCGCGCTTGGGAATACAGCAGTATAAAGGGCAGGCCGATAAGGATGTATTTGCCCGTTTTTACAGTTTATGCCGTACCCCTCTTTATTATAACGGCGATATAGGCTCGGTTGCAGAAATTAATGAGCTGAAAGAGTGCTTTCCCAATTTAGCCGGCGTGATGTTAGGTAGAGGGTTGTTGGCATATCCCTGGCTGGCATCGGAATGGAAACAGGGTGAAACCTTGCCTGTTAACGAACGACGTACAAAGCTGATTGGCTTTCATGAACGGTTGCTGGATGCATACACCTCTCGCCTGGAAGGTGGCGAACATCAGTTGTTGTCCAAGATGCAGACTCTTTGGGATTATCTGTTGCCGGATGCCGAGAAAAAATTGAGAAAGAAAATTCTTAAAAGTACCACATTGCAGCAGTACCTGCAAGCAGTGTCAGCTTTGTTCGCGACCTATTAA
- the mtgA gene encoding monofunctional biosynthetic peptidoglycan transglycosylase: MILLKRILIWLRNLFIFLFVFSLLWVVAGKVVPVYYTPLMFIRLYEQFQDGKPLKLKHTWVPMSKIAQPMVQAVISSEDNLFMEHRGFDIEQIKKAKNEADRGKRVRGASTISQQTAKNVFLWPGKSYIRKGIEAYFTVLIEWVWGKERIMEVYLNSIEMGEGIYGVEAVAREHFNKPAYKLTKRQAALIAATLPNPRKFNSAKPSPYMIKRQAKILSLMGKLMKVEMGYNEGNSDQDSGEIKKRKKWRALVTTTLAE; the protein is encoded by the coding sequence ATGATTCTTCTTAAACGAATTCTTATCTGGCTTAGAAACCTGTTTATTTTTCTTTTTGTTTTTAGCTTGCTTTGGGTGGTGGCAGGAAAAGTGGTTCCTGTATATTACACTCCACTTATGTTTATACGTTTGTATGAACAGTTTCAGGATGGCAAACCGCTTAAATTGAAGCATACATGGGTGCCCATGTCTAAGATTGCCCAACCGATGGTTCAGGCTGTAATTTCGTCCGAGGATAATCTTTTTATGGAACACAGGGGCTTTGATATCGAACAGATCAAGAAGGCCAAAAATGAGGCCGATCGGGGTAAGCGTGTTCGTGGAGCCAGCACCATTAGTCAGCAGACAGCTAAAAATGTTTTTCTATGGCCCGGGAAAAGCTATATTCGTAAGGGTATTGAAGCTTACTTTACAGTGCTGATAGAGTGGGTATGGGGTAAAGAGAGAATTATGGAGGTGTATCTCAATTCCATCGAAATGGGAGAGGGGATTTACGGTGTGGAGGCTGTGGCCCGGGAACACTTTAATAAACCGGCCTACAAACTTACCAAAAGACAGGCTGCCCTTATCGCGGCTACATTACCTAACCCCCGTAAATTCAACTCGGCCAAGCCTTCTCCTTATATGATTAAGCGCCAGGCTAAGATTCTTTCACTCATGGGTAAACTTATGAAGGTGGAGATGGGTTACAATGAGGGGAATTCGGATCAGGATTCCGGTGAAATTAAAAAAAGAAAAAAATGGAGAGCTTTAGTTACTACGACCTTGGCAGAATAG
- the lipB gene encoding lipoyl(octanoyl) transferase LipB → MESFSYYDLGRIEYGEALDLQTNSFQSLIDAKRKGLEEKNCLYFCEHNPVLTLGKSGKETNLLVPELLLKEKGVSLFHIDRGGDITYHGPGQITGYPVFDLDGFGMGLKAYIHTLEDIVIEFLLLYGVKAERLDGATGVWLDSKVPGAARKICAIGVKSSHFVTMHGFALNINTDLTYYSLINPCGFVDKGVTSLAKELGAEQDFELAKSRLHTLFQQAFR, encoded by the coding sequence ATGGAGAGCTTTAGTTACTACGACCTTGGCAGAATAGAATACGGAGAGGCGCTTGATCTGCAGACAAATAGTTTTCAATCGCTGATTGATGCGAAAAGAAAGGGACTTGAAGAGAAGAACTGTCTGTATTTCTGTGAGCATAATCCGGTGCTGACTTTAGGAAAAAGCGGAAAGGAGACCAATTTACTGGTACCCGAACTGTTGTTGAAGGAGAAAGGGGTTTCCTTGTTTCATATCGACCGTGGGGGGGATATTACCTATCATGGTCCGGGACAAATAACCGGTTATCCGGTTTTCGACCTGGATGGGTTTGGAATGGGACTGAAAGCCTATATCCATACACTGGAAGATATAGTGATTGAATTTCTATTGCTTTACGGGGTTAAAGCTGAACGGCTGGACGGAGCTACCGGTGTGTGGCTGGACAGTAAAGTTCCGGGTGCTGCCCGTAAGATTTGTGCTATCGGGGTGAAAAGCAGCCATTTTGTTACAATGCACGGATTTGCCTTAAATATAAATACGGATCTTACTTACTATTCGCTGATCAATCCCTGTGGGTTTGTAGACAAAGGGGTAACCTCTCTTGCCAAAGAGTTGGGGGCCGAACAAGATTTTGAGCTGGCTAAAAGCCGGTTGCATACCCTTTTCCAACAGGCTTTCAGATGA
- a CDS encoding FHA domain-containing protein has translation MIIRIGKASDNDYIVNDDHVSRHHAYLLRNEQGWFIEDIQSTNGTYVNGCQVVKKKICSSDSIILGDKYVLDIKSALRSVNDYSEDFLALKDVYEKYISEKIKIQSNNQFKTRLFQSLPFALPGVVGIAVGFWGNGTPQLFGLSLSLAICAPTIGIYMGAKQSAKIPQLLQDISNQFKIDYVCPKCGTFLGEIPWESLRNKKQCPVPSCKAKWVSF, from the coding sequence ATGATAATACGAATAGGAAAAGCCAGTGATAATGACTATATTGTGAATGACGACCATGTGAGCAGGCATCATGCTTACTTGCTTCGAAACGAACAAGGATGGTTTATTGAAGATATTCAATCGACCAATGGGACGTATGTGAATGGTTGTCAGGTTGTAAAGAAGAAAATTTGTTCTTCGGATTCAATTATCTTAGGTGATAAATACGTTTTAGATATAAAGAGTGCCTTAAGATCTGTAAATGACTATAGTGAAGACTTTCTCGCCCTGAAAGATGTATATGAAAAATACATCAGTGAAAAAATCAAAATCCAATCCAATAATCAGTTTAAAACCAGGTTATTTCAGTCGTTGCCCTTTGCGTTACCAGGTGTAGTGGGTATTGCTGTAGGTTTTTGGGGAAACGGAACACCACAGCTTTTCGGATTAAGTCTTTCTTTGGCCATTTGTGCCCCTACGATTGGGATTTATATGGGAGCCAAGCAGTCGGCCAAAATACCTCAGCTTCTTCAAGATATTTCCAACCAGTTTAAGATTGATTATGTTTGTCCCAAATGCGGCACCTTCCTTGGTGAAATCCCGTGGGAATCTCTACGTAACAAAAAACAATGTCCGGTTCCTTCCTGTAAGGCCAAATGGGTTAGCTTCTAA
- the rlmD gene encoding 23S rRNA (uracil(1939)-C(5))-methyltransferase RlmD, whose translation MARNKKPLPIFEQVTITDVAAEGKAIAKVNDLVVFIPFVAPGDVVDIQITRKKHSYAEGKAIRFHSYSDKRSTPFCEHFGTCGGCKWQHLPYEEQLKYKHKQVTDNLTRIGKIALGEVYPILGSEKTTYYRNKLEFTFSNKKWLTEAEIGSDKSFDCMNAVGFHIPGMFDKVLDINQCWLQSELSNQIRLSIRNYCLSHEGYPFFDLRNQDGLMRTLIVRTASTGEIMVIVVFYKDEQDKINELLTYVAEQFPQITSLLYIINSKCNDTITDQKVEVFKGKDHIIEEMEGLKFKVGPKSFYQTNSEQAYNLYKITRDFAGLTGNEMVYDLYTGTGTIANFVSSRAKKVIGIEYVPEAIEDAKVNAALNNIENTLFFAGDMKDILTQEFIALHGKPDVIITDPPRAGMHDDVIDTILFAEPRRIVYVSCNPATQARDLGLLDVKYEVKKVQPVDMFPHTHHVENVVLLEKKSHS comes from the coding sequence TTGGCAAGAAATAAGAAACCGTTACCCATTTTTGAACAGGTAACCATCACAGATGTAGCCGCAGAAGGTAAAGCCATCGCAAAGGTAAACGACCTCGTAGTTTTCATTCCTTTTGTAGCACCGGGAGATGTTGTAGACATCCAGATTACTCGCAAGAAACACAGTTATGCAGAAGGTAAAGCCATCCGTTTTCACTCCTATTCCGATAAAAGATCGACTCCATTTTGTGAACACTTCGGAACATGCGGAGGATGTAAATGGCAACATTTGCCCTACGAAGAACAGTTAAAATACAAACATAAACAGGTAACAGACAATCTTACCCGTATTGGAAAGATAGCACTGGGTGAGGTCTATCCTATTTTAGGATCAGAAAAGACAACCTATTACCGCAACAAACTGGAGTTCACTTTTTCGAATAAAAAATGGCTTACGGAAGCCGAAATCGGTTCGGACAAGTCGTTTGACTGTATGAATGCCGTAGGATTTCATATTCCGGGTATGTTCGATAAAGTACTCGACATAAACCAATGTTGGCTGCAGAGCGAACTATCAAATCAAATTCGTCTAAGCATACGTAATTATTGCCTTTCGCACGAAGGTTATCCTTTTTTCGATCTACGTAATCAGGATGGGCTGATGCGCACCTTGATTGTACGTACAGCGTCTACAGGAGAAATCATGGTTATTGTTGTTTTCTACAAAGACGAACAAGACAAGATAAATGAATTGCTTACGTATGTTGCCGAACAATTTCCGCAAATAACCTCCTTACTATACATTATTAATAGTAAGTGCAACGACACAATCACCGATCAGAAAGTAGAAGTGTTCAAAGGCAAAGATCATATTATTGAAGAGATGGAAGGACTTAAATTCAAGGTAGGTCCCAAATCATTCTATCAGACCAACAGCGAACAAGCCTACAATTTGTATAAGATAACGCGTGATTTTGCCGGATTAACAGGCAACGAAATGGTGTACGACCTTTATACCGGCACCGGAACCATTGCCAATTTCGTTTCAAGTCGCGCAAAGAAAGTTATAGGAATAGAATATGTACCCGAAGCGATTGAAGATGCCAAGGTAAACGCTGCTCTCAATAACATTGAGAACACGCTGTTCTTTGCAGGAGACATGAAAGATATACTTACGCAGGAATTCATTGCCCTGCATGGTAAACCGGATGTGATCATCACCGACCCGCCCCGTGCCGGAATGCATGACGACGTAATTGATACAATCCTTTTTGCTGAACCCCGGCGAATTGTCTACGTAAGCTGTAATCCTGCTACGCAGGCAAGGGACCTCGGACTTCTTGACGTTAAATACGAAGTAAAAAAGGTACAACCTGTTGATATGTTCCCCCACACCCATCACGTGGAAAATGTTGTATTATTGGAAAAGAAATCTCATTCTTGA
- a CDS encoding FHA domain-containing protein produces MISIKCPYCKVGLKIDETKIPSTIDSFKCPKCTKPIAVSLLGQLRSLNKTETPTVVVKHRNATSGTITVLPNSDTPAQTFLLHEGILIAGRKSEASKATIGIVTMDKCMSREHIKIEVKHEGGGVYKHFLSDNNSKNKTLYNNTCLENGEVVVLKDNDEIVIGKTILRFNE; encoded by the coding sequence ATGATTTCAATCAAATGTCCATATTGTAAAGTTGGGCTTAAAATAGACGAGACAAAAATCCCGTCTACGATTGATTCATTTAAATGTCCAAAATGTACAAAACCTATTGCGGTTTCATTACTTGGACAATTAAGGTCTTTGAATAAAACAGAGACACCGACTGTTGTTGTTAAACATCGAAATGCAACTTCCGGTACAATTACCGTACTACCAAACTCTGACACTCCTGCTCAAACATTTCTCCTTCACGAGGGGATATTGATTGCAGGACGTAAGTCGGAAGCCTCAAAAGCGACCATCGGTATAGTTACGATGGATAAGTGCATGAGTCGCGAGCACATTAAAATTGAAGTGAAGCATGAGGGTGGGGGAGTTTATAAACATTTTTTGTCCGACAATAACAGTAAGAATAAAACTTTGTATAATAACACATGCCTTGAGAATGGAGAAGTTGTTGTTTTGAAAGACAACGATGAAATAGTGATCGGAAAGACCATCCTCAGGTTTAATGAATAA